One region of Halohasta litchfieldiae genomic DNA includes:
- a CDS encoding GtrA family protein, which produces MFRSFLRNLTHGPLVTLLRRFVIVGALTAGVQQFLLWLFLDWGDLNYLLGALIAIELTIILSYILNNAWTFEQSQNTGTVAYLIGLLKTNLVRGSAIPIQLGILYVLVEWLLIPYLAEDGVAIVLVGNGVAIVISGIYRFVLDSKWTWG; this is translated from the coding sequence ATGTTCAGATCCTTTCTGCGGAATCTCACCCATGGTCCACTTGTCACACTCCTACGGCGGTTCGTTATCGTCGGCGCGCTCACCGCTGGTGTCCAACAGTTCTTGTTGTGGCTGTTTCTCGATTGGGGCGATCTGAACTACCTCTTGGGAGCCTTGATCGCTATCGAACTGACGATCATTCTCTCCTATATTCTCAACAACGCGTGGACGTTTGAGCAGTCCCAAAATACCGGTACGGTCGCGTATCTGATCGGCCTTTTAAAAACAAACCTCGTCCGTGGCTCGGCGATCCCGATCCAGCTCGGAATCCTCTACGTACTCGTCGAATGGCTTTTGATTCCATACTTGGCTGAAGACGGGGTTGCCATCGTCTTGGTGGGCAACGGGGTTGCTATCGTTATCAGTGGTATCTATCGGTTCGTCCTCGATTCGAAATGGACGTGGGGGTAA
- a CDS encoding adenylyltransferase/cytidyltransferase family protein, producing MTRPTRAVAQGTFDILHPGHVHYLEDAATYGDELHVIVARSDNVTHKAPPILSDRQRLDMVQALAVVDVARLGHPDDIFVPIEEIQPDVIVLGYDQHHDADGIRAALADRGIDCRVERASARDQQYPDELLSTGSIVDRIVDRRG from the coding sequence ATGACTCGACCAACGCGTGCGGTCGCCCAAGGCACGTTCGACATCCTGCATCCGGGCCACGTCCACTATCTCGAGGATGCCGCGACCTATGGCGACGAACTCCACGTCATCGTCGCCCGCTCAGACAACGTGACGCACAAAGCACCGCCGATCCTTTCGGATCGCCAACGACTCGACATGGTTCAGGCCTTGGCGGTCGTCGACGTCGCCCGACTGGGCCATCCCGATGACATTTTCGTCCCGATTGAGGAGATCCAACCCGACGTGATCGTTCTCGGCTACGACCAACATCATGACGCCGACGGTATTCGAGCAGCATTGGCCGACCGGGGGATCGACTGCCGGGTCGAGCGCGCGAGTGCCCGCGACCAGCAGTATCCCGACGAACTGCTCTCAACCGGGTCGATTGTCGACCGTATTGTCGACCGACGCGGATAG
- a CDS encoding Mov34/MPN/PAD-1 family protein, translating into MRLFRSSEILGIARDTLEFALEASEETHPNEYMGFLRAEDARKLGLEKEGQVITDVLVIPGTKSDPMSATVQTNMVPNDIKAVGSVHSHPNGVLRPSNADLGTFHKGDVHIIIGAPYDWGDWRVFDSNGDPRSIDVLDVDLPEETFFDFTQEDIDEELS; encoded by the coding sequence ATGCGGCTCTTCAGATCGAGCGAGATTCTCGGCATCGCCCGCGACACCCTAGAGTTCGCGCTCGAAGCCTCCGAGGAAACCCATCCCAACGAGTACATGGGCTTCCTGCGGGCCGAAGATGCCCGCAAACTCGGTCTCGAAAAAGAGGGCCAGGTCATCACCGACGTGCTCGTGATCCCCGGCACGAAATCGGACCCGATGAGCGCGACCGTCCAGACCAACATGGTCCCCAACGACATCAAGGCCGTCGGCTCGGTCCATTCGCACCCAAACGGCGTCCTCCGACCGAGCAACGCGGATCTCGGCACCTTCCACAAGGGCGATGTCCACATCATCATCGGCGCGCCCTACGACTGGGGCGACTGGCGCGTCTTCGACAGCAACGGCGACCCCCGCTCGATTGATGTTCTCGACGTTGATCTCCCCGAGGAGACCTTCTTTGATTTCACCCAGGAAGACATCGACGAGGAACTCTCATGA
- a CDS encoding phospholipase D-like domain-containing protein yields the protein MVPRISVDSRFRQALVIGCWLAIVGVAIMSGTAVAHSTGNHQSTHTATEAADGRIVELYPNPTTPQNHGEFVTVDIDKAGNWTLSDGEGTARLPDGIGEFAITRHPDKTATHTNATVVETSANLQLAVGGERLELRRDGQLVDRVSYEDAPESQRWHRDHESHWLPNGFQPREPATINSTPVEAFVLPDSPDAPLAAIEGADQRLYLAAYTLTSQRVVDELIAAHERGTTVRVLVEGGPVGGMSTQQADRLNRLTEAGVDVQVMTGEQARFRYHHPKYAVVDDRAVVLTENWKPSGTGGRENRGWGVTVDSPKTADELAAVFTHDATWNDTVSWSKFRSTAETTEVEAATGSYSQNQPPMTATADAVTVLTAPDNADEELIQLINSTDDRLLIVQPSIGDREFRLLRAALRAADRGVDVRILLGSRWYNEEENKALASTLRERTGQSETLTVRLAAGNGRFGKIHAKGIVADDTAVVGSINWNENSVDNNREVALAIEDAEVADYYAAVFDGDWSGGGADDLPVGILVVAIGVAGGVVLVLNRRLTFAEKR from the coding sequence GTGGTCCCTCGCATCTCCGTCGACTCACGGTTCCGACAGGCCCTTGTCATCGGCTGCTGGCTCGCCATCGTCGGTGTTGCCATCATGAGCGGCACGGCTGTCGCCCACAGCACTGGAAACCACCAGTCGACACACACCGCAACTGAGGCCGCCGATGGCCGAATCGTCGAACTGTATCCCAACCCAACGACCCCACAGAACCACGGCGAATTCGTAACAGTCGACATCGACAAAGCGGGCAACTGGACGCTCTCCGACGGCGAGGGAACTGCCCGTCTCCCCGACGGAATCGGCGAGTTCGCGATCACTCGCCACCCGGACAAGACGGCCACTCACACGAACGCGACGGTCGTCGAGACCTCGGCCAATCTCCAACTCGCGGTCGGTGGCGAACGCCTCGAACTGCGGCGGGATGGCCAACTTGTCGACCGCGTCAGCTACGAGGATGCCCCCGAGAGCCAGCGCTGGCACCGCGACCACGAGTCACACTGGTTGCCGAATGGGTTCCAACCGCGGGAGCCAGCGACCATCAACTCGACGCCGGTCGAGGCGTTCGTCCTCCCCGACAGCCCCGACGCGCCGCTTGCAGCCATCGAGGGAGCCGACCAGCGACTGTATCTTGCGGCGTATACGCTCACGTCCCAGCGCGTAGTCGACGAACTGATCGCCGCCCATGAGCGTGGGACGACCGTGCGAGTACTCGTCGAGGGCGGGCCAGTGGGTGGGATGTCGACCCAGCAGGCCGACCGGCTGAACAGGCTCACCGAGGCAGGTGTCGACGTGCAAGTGATGACCGGCGAGCAGGCCCGATTTCGCTATCATCATCCCAAATACGCGGTGGTCGACGACCGCGCGGTCGTCCTCACCGAAAACTGGAAACCCTCGGGCACCGGCGGCCGCGAAAACCGCGGCTGGGGGGTGACCGTCGACTCACCGAAAACGGCCGACGAACTGGCGGCGGTATTTACCCACGATGCGACGTGGAACGACACCGTCTCGTGGAGCAAGTTCCGGTCGACGGCCGAGACTACAGAAGTGGAGGCCGCAACCGGCTCCTACTCACAAAACCAGCCGCCGATGACTGCCACTGCCGATGCAGTCACCGTTCTTACTGCGCCGGACAACGCCGACGAGGAGCTTATACAGCTTATAAACAGCACCGACGACCGACTGTTGATCGTCCAGCCGTCGATTGGCGACCGCGAGTTTCGACTGCTTCGGGCCGCGCTTCGGGCGGCCGACCGCGGCGTCGACGTCCGGATTCTGTTGGGGAGTCGCTGGTACAACGAAGAGGAAAACAAGGCATTGGCGTCGACGCTCCGCGAGCGAACCGGGCAGTCCGAGACGTTAACCGTACGACTGGCGGCGGGCAACGGCCGGTTCGGCAAGATTCACGCCAAAGGCATCGTTGCTGATGATACGGCTGTTGTCGGGAGCATCAACTGGAACGAAAACTCGGTCGACAACAACCGTGAGGTGGCTCTTGCTATCGAAGATGCCGAGGTTGCCGACTACTACGCCGCGGTGTTCGACGGCGACTGGTCCGGCGGCGGAGCTGACGACCTCCCTGTCGGCATCCTCGTCGTCGCTATCGGTGTCGCTGGTGGGGTTGTGTTGGTGTTGAACCGTCGACTCACCTTCGCCGAAAAGAGATAA
- a CDS encoding type I 3-dehydroquinate dehydratase: protein MTSLDFDSFVLAAATDDLSAEPAARDHADAVEFRLDLATDSLTQIDAYSGDLPLIVTNRAAWEGGEADDEASRLDTLNSALDHEAVAAVDLELGALDGSVSEAATDQARELRTTAREAGVSVIASVHDFESTPSVDGMIDLLAHASNEGDVGKLAVTATDRSDALAVLSATHSAVEAGQTVATMAMGTAGQHTRAVAPVYGSAIGYAPVDPEGATAPGQYDLETLRELVDRLQ, encoded by the coding sequence ATGACCAGCCTCGATTTCGACTCGTTCGTGCTTGCGGCGGCGACCGACGACCTCTCGGCGGAGCCTGCGGCCCGCGATCATGCAGATGCCGTGGAGTTCCGGCTGGATCTCGCCACTGATTCACTCACCCAAATCGACGCCTACAGCGGCGACCTCCCGCTGATCGTCACCAATCGCGCTGCATGGGAGGGCGGCGAGGCCGACGACGAAGCCAGTCGACTCGACACCCTCAATTCGGCACTCGATCACGAGGCGGTGGCAGCGGTCGACCTCGAACTCGGTGCACTCGACGGCAGCGTCTCCGAAGCGGCAACCGATCAGGCACGCGAACTCCGAACGACCGCCCGCGAGGCTGGCGTTAGTGTCATCGCCTCGGTCCACGACTTCGAGTCGACGCCATCGGTCGACGGGATGATCGATCTCTTAGCTCACGCAAGCAACGAAGGTGATGTCGGCAAACTCGCCGTGACCGCTACTGACCGGAGCGACGCTCTCGCCGTGCTGTCGGCGACACACAGTGCGGTCGAGGCGGGACAGACCGTTGCCACGATGGCGATGGGTACAGCGGGTCAGCATACCCGAGCAGTTGCGCCGGTCTACGGCTCGGCAATCGGCTACGCGCCAGTCGACCCCGAGGGGGCGACCGCGCCCGGCCAGTATGACCTCGAAACGCTCCGCGAGCTGGTCGACCGACTCCAGTAG
- a CDS encoding UPF0058 family protein, translated as MKKTELVHLHALLVLLSERVVDQGIVDRSYFEPYAELDVTPVSFRARRDRHEEAVLLLAALLAAAVSDEYEPPPDVETIRTESDSTPSSHSSAPSS; from the coding sequence GTGAAAAAAACCGAGCTTGTTCACCTGCATGCACTTTTAGTGCTCCTCTCGGAGCGGGTCGTCGACCAAGGAATCGTCGACCGCTCGTATTTCGAGCCCTACGCTGAGCTCGACGTCACGCCGGTTTCCTTTCGGGCGCGCCGCGACCGCCACGAGGAGGCCGTGCTCCTGTTGGCGGCACTGCTGGCGGCGGCAGTGAGCGACGAGTATGAGCCACCACCAGATGTCGAGACCATCCGCACCGAATCGGATTCGACGCCGTCGTCTCACTCTTCGGCACCGTCGTCGTAG
- a CDS encoding DHH family phosphoesterase, with amino-acid sequence MTDDTAGESGERDDSRPVVFDLAPDCTLADIEQGANYHAVVNGVVAYGVFVDISDSVSGLVHESNLDHDYSVGDRLVVELEELKENGDVAFDVPDIDNYRTEVVDHEPDITPIGDLQTGSESTIEGSVVQIKQTGGPTIFHINDGTGIVSAAAFEAAGVRAYPEAEIDDMVRVSGSVETHQDVQQIEVDSLAVLDGETEVDAQASLQSELDERSAAADIEPLIEWPAFEPIFEELKDVAQLLRETVLEGRPLRVRHHADGDGMCAAAPVQLALENLIADVHGDPEAPRHLFKRLPSKAPYYEMEDVTRDLNFALEGQERHGQKLPFLLMLDNGSTEEDVPAYQNLAHYDIPIAVIDHHHPDPEAVEPLLDAHVNPYLYGEDYRITTGMMCVELARLIDPSISEDLEHVPAVAGLSDRSKADVMADYVDLANEAGYDRSHLEDIGEALDYAAHWLRYSEGKTLVTDVLDVGCDDPARHEQLIEFLSERAERDIDRQLDAVEPHVEHERLDSDAHLYRVDLDNFAHRFTYPAPGKTTGNLHDRKVTETGEPVITIGYGPDFAVLRSDGVRLDIPRMVTELNEELPGAGVSGGGHLVVGSIKFVKGRRESVIDLLVEKMAEADLDESLSTAAPLE; translated from the coding sequence ATGACAGACGATACCGCCGGGGAGTCCGGCGAGCGGGATGATTCGCGTCCCGTTGTCTTCGACCTCGCGCCTGACTGCACACTTGCAGACATCGAGCAGGGTGCGAACTATCACGCCGTCGTCAACGGTGTTGTTGCCTACGGCGTTTTCGTTGACATCTCCGACTCCGTCTCCGGCCTCGTTCACGAATCGAATCTCGACCACGACTACAGCGTCGGCGACCGCCTCGTCGTCGAACTCGAAGAGCTCAAAGAAAACGGTGACGTCGCCTTTGACGTCCCTGACATCGACAACTACCGAACCGAGGTCGTCGACCACGAACCCGACATTACGCCAATCGGTGACCTCCAGACCGGCAGCGAGTCGACCATCGAAGGCTCTGTCGTCCAGATCAAACAGACCGGCGGGCCGACGATCTTCCACATCAACGACGGCACCGGCATCGTCAGCGCCGCCGCCTTCGAGGCCGCCGGCGTCCGGGCCTACCCGGAGGCCGAAATCGACGACATGGTTCGGGTCAGCGGCAGTGTCGAAACCCACCAAGACGTCCAGCAGATCGAAGTCGACTCGCTTGCAGTCCTCGATGGCGAGACCGAAGTCGACGCCCAAGCGTCCTTGCAGTCGGAACTCGACGAGCGGTCGGCCGCCGCCGACATCGAGCCGCTGATCGAGTGGCCCGCTTTCGAGCCTATTTTCGAGGAACTCAAGGACGTCGCCCAACTGCTTCGGGAGACCGTCCTTGAGGGTCGACCACTGCGCGTCCGCCACCACGCCGACGGTGACGGCATGTGTGCGGCCGCACCGGTCCAGTTGGCACTCGAAAACCTGATCGCCGACGTTCACGGCGACCCGGAGGCCCCACGCCACCTGTTCAAACGACTGCCGAGCAAGGCCCCCTACTACGAGATGGAGGACGTCACTCGTGACCTGAACTTCGCCCTCGAAGGACAGGAGCGACACGGCCAGAAGCTTCCATTCCTCCTCATGCTCGACAACGGGTCGACTGAGGAGGACGTGCCTGCCTATCAGAACCTCGCTCACTACGATATCCCAATCGCAGTGATCGACCACCACCATCCGGATCCCGAGGCCGTCGAGCCGCTCCTCGATGCCCACGTCAACCCGTATCTGTACGGTGAGGACTACCGCATCACCACCGGGATGATGTGTGTCGAACTCGCTCGCCTGATCGATCCCTCGATCAGCGAGGATCTCGAACACGTGCCGGCGGTTGCGGGGCTTTCGGATCGCTCGAAAGCCGATGTGATGGCCGACTACGTCGACCTCGCAAACGAGGCCGGCTACGACCGCTCGCACCTCGAAGACATTGGTGAAGCACTCGACTACGCCGCCCACTGGCTCCGCTACAGCGAGGGCAAAACCCTCGTGACTGATGTCTTGGACGTCGGCTGTGACGACCCAGCGCGCCACGAGCAACTCATCGAGTTCCTCTCGGAGCGCGCCGAGCGGGATATCGACCGCCAACTCGACGCGGTCGAACCCCACGTCGAACACGAGCGACTTGATTCGGATGCGCATCTCTACCGCGTCGACCTCGACAACTTCGCCCACCGATTCACCTACCCTGCGCCGGGCAAGACCACCGGCAATCTCCACGACCGCAAGGTCACTGAGACCGGCGAACCCGTCATCACCATCGGCTACGGGCCGGATTTCGCCGTCCTCCGGAGCGATGGAGTCCGACTCGACATTCCGCGGATGGTCACCGAACTCAACGAGGAGCTCCCCGGTGCCGGTGTCTCCGGCGGCGGTCACCTCGTTGTCGGCTCGATCAAGTTCGTCAAGGGTCGACGTGAGTCCGTCATCGACCTTCTCGTAGAGAAGATGGCCGAAGCCGACCTCGACGAGTCGCTGTCGACGGCCGCGCCCCTCGAATAG
- a CDS encoding DUF456 domain-containing protein, with product MVELVLVVAVVLLIVGVVGSVLPLVPSGLVSLAGVWTYVLFGSEPVGVFVVVSLTLAGIAAVLFDHFAGPIAARASGASTETMIASTIGGLVMLLVLGPIGIIVGVVGTVFLLELRNGSEMDIATKRALYTTVGVLASSVVQVLVTLSMLGAFVLFVVVF from the coding sequence ATGGTTGAGTTGGTGCTCGTCGTCGCCGTGGTGCTCCTCATTGTCGGGGTCGTCGGCAGTGTCCTGCCACTGGTACCCTCGGGGCTGGTCTCGCTCGCGGGAGTCTGGACATACGTCTTGTTCGGCAGCGAGCCAGTCGGGGTGTTCGTGGTGGTGAGCCTGACGCTGGCGGGGATCGCGGCGGTACTCTTTGATCATTTCGCCGGGCCGATTGCGGCCCGCGCCAGCGGCGCCTCGACCGAAACGATGATCGCGTCGACGATTGGTGGACTGGTGATGCTACTCGTGTTGGGACCGATTGGGATCATCGTCGGCGTCGTCGGCACCGTCTTCCTGCTCGAACTGAGAAACGGTAGCGAGATGGATATCGCCACGAAGCGCGCGCTGTACACCACTGTCGGCGTGCTCGCCTCATCAGTCGTGCAGGTGTTAGTGACGCTGTCGATGCTCGGTGCCTTCGTGCTGTTCGTGGTCGTCTTCTGA
- a CDS encoding sulfatase-like hydrolase/transferase has product MDRSRDVSNVVLITVDSLRADAVGAYDESRLTPVMDSLAESGTRFERAFANGNWTPFSFPSILSSRPVFADSDRVGITESRALASVLSEADISTGGFNAANGFLTSHWGYDAGFDEFEPFVASVGSSIYSKYLATHPTVEAWIQLATSPLRRAGSWLRGNSDDRPFLDTSRMFDVEHAATSFLEDADSPFFCWVHYMDAHTPYVPAPRYIREVSSNLFGTHRMLHAHTRTGLGLEVDERTLTELRTLYQAAVRQVDASIGRLRDALEANGLADDTAIIIAGDHGEEFQEHGHLAHYPKLYDELIHVPFIIDVPGEDPRCVDPQVSLADIPPTVADLLGVDPHPDWVGHSLVSAVTSGQNPVDEPIVSVTVRGEEVTSQPIPRSLSDGELLVSVRDRDWTYIENVDTGKVELYDRPSDPTQQTDLAADPTTEQQAVIDRFSERVEEHLTLLASDQSTATAAADDAVDEDLNARLEALGYK; this is encoded by the coding sequence ATGGATCGTTCTAGAGACGTGTCAAATGTTGTTCTTATTACGGTCGACTCGCTCCGAGCGGATGCTGTCGGCGCATATGACGAGAGTCGACTCACGCCGGTGATGGATTCGCTCGCCGAGTCGGGAACCCGCTTCGAGCGAGCGTTTGCGAACGGCAACTGGACGCCATTTTCCTTTCCGTCGATTCTCTCTTCGCGGCCGGTGTTTGCGGATTCCGACCGGGTCGGGATCACCGAGTCACGCGCACTCGCCTCGGTGCTTTCGGAAGCAGACATCTCGACCGGTGGCTTCAACGCCGCCAATGGATTTCTGACCTCTCACTGGGGGTACGACGCTGGCTTCGACGAGTTCGAGCCCTTTGTCGCCAGCGTGGGGTCGAGTATCTATAGTAAGTATCTCGCCACCCATCCGACCGTCGAGGCTTGGATTCAGTTGGCCACCTCCCCGCTCCGCCGGGCGGGGTCGTGGCTCCGCGGGAACTCCGACGACCGGCCGTTTCTCGACACCTCCCGAATGTTCGATGTCGAACATGCCGCCACGTCATTCCTCGAAGACGCTGATTCGCCGTTTTTTTGCTGGGTCCATTACATGGATGCCCACACGCCGTACGTTCCCGCGCCGCGCTACATCCGGGAGGTTTCGTCGAACCTGTTTGGGACCCATCGCATGCTTCACGCCCACACCCGAACCGGACTCGGACTGGAGGTCGACGAGCGGACGCTCACTGAACTTCGAACGCTGTATCAGGCGGCCGTCCGACAGGTCGACGCCTCCATTGGTCGACTGCGCGACGCCCTCGAAGCAAACGGACTGGCCGACGACACCGCGATCATCATCGCTGGCGACCACGGCGAGGAATTTCAGGAACACGGCCATCTCGCCCACTACCCCAAACTGTATGACGAACTGATTCACGTCCCCTTTATTATCGACGTGCCCGGCGAGGACCCACGCTGTGTCGACCCACAGGTGAGTCTGGCCGATATCCCGCCGACGGTGGCCGATCTGCTCGGCGTCGACCCTCACCCCGACTGGGTGGGTCACTCGCTCGTCTCGGCGGTCACCTCCGGCCAAAATCCGGTCGACGAGCCGATTGTCTCGGTGACTGTCCGTGGCGAGGAGGTCACCTCCCAGCCGATCCCGCGGTCGCTGTCGGATGGAGAGCTCCTCGTGAGTGTCCGTGACCGCGACTGGACATACATCGAGAACGTCGACACCGGCAAGGTCGAACTCTACGACCGACCCTCGGACCCGACCCAACAGACTGATCTCGCGGCCGACCCGACCACAGAGCAACAGGCCGTGATCGACCGATTCAGCGAGCGCGTCGAGGAGCATCTCACGCTGTTGGCCAGCGACCAGTCGACAGCGACGGCTGCGGCCGACGACGCTGTCGACGAGGACCTCAACGCCCGCCTCGAAGCCCTTGGCTACAAATAG
- a CDS encoding acyl-CoA dehydrogenase family protein: protein MELFDDSIVPEHARERKQAARAFAADEISPVAADYHASGDYPWDVLEAAMDEGFVAQEISEEYGGEGYDLYQLLATAEEFFRADAGIALTLQLAGFGCEMIERYGSESQKEAYLRPIAANDQISGLAVSEPQTGSDLAGMSTEATKVDGGYRLNGEKYWVGNAVEADWLTLYAKTGDREDRYSNFSIFIVDTDREGYHAEHVPEKIGMRASKQGHIVLDDCFVPEEALIGTEGGGFYMLTEFFNKGRVIVGGHGLGLAAAAIEEAEAFVHEREAFGRTVDEFQAVQHTLADMRLQFESARALTWRACRKVVEGENPGYWAALAKTHATEAAIFCAEQGMQLHGGRSIFADRRISRVYRDVRIPAIYEGANEIQRNLIYRHRP from the coding sequence ATGGAGCTATTCGATGACAGCATTGTCCCCGAGCACGCACGGGAACGGAAACAGGCGGCTCGGGCGTTTGCGGCCGACGAGATTAGCCCGGTTGCGGCCGACTACCACGCCTCCGGCGACTATCCGTGGGACGTCCTAGAGGCTGCAATGGACGAGGGGTTTGTCGCCCAAGAGATCAGCGAGGAGTACGGCGGCGAGGGGTACGACCTCTATCAGCTGTTGGCAACTGCCGAGGAATTTTTCCGAGCCGACGCTGGCATTGCGCTGACTCTCCAACTGGCCGGGTTCGGCTGTGAGATGATCGAACGCTACGGCTCCGAGTCACAGAAAGAAGCCTACCTCCGGCCTATCGCAGCCAATGATCAGATCTCTGGATTGGCGGTTTCCGAACCGCAGACAGGATCGGATCTCGCCGGAATGTCGACTGAAGCGACAAAAGTAGACGGTGGCTACCGACTCAACGGTGAGAAGTACTGGGTCGGTAACGCCGTCGAGGCCGACTGGCTCACCCTCTATGCAAAAACGGGTGACCGGGAAGACCGGTACAGTAATTTCTCTATTTTCATAGTCGACACCGACCGCGAGGGATACCATGCCGAACACGTCCCCGAGAAAATCGGCATGCGGGCCTCCAAACAGGGCCACATCGTGTTGGATGATTGTTTCGTCCCCGAGGAAGCCCTCATCGGCACCGAGGGTGGCGGCTTCTACATGCTCACGGAGTTCTTTAATAAAGGCCGAGTGATCGTCGGCGGCCACGGACTGGGTCTGGCGGCGGCGGCCATCGAGGAAGCCGAGGCGTTCGTCCACGAGCGTGAGGCCTTCGGGCGGACGGTCGACGAGTTTCAGGCCGTCCAGCATACGCTGGCGGATATGCGACTCCAGTTCGAATCTGCCCGAGCGCTCACGTGGCGGGCCTGCCGGAAGGTCGTCGAGGGCGAGAACCCGGGCTACTGGGCGGCGCTGGCCAAGACACACGCGACCGAGGCGGCGATCTTCTGTGCCGAACAGGGAATGCAGCTTCACGGCGGGCGGTCGATCTTTGCGGATCGACGCATCTCGCGGGTCTATCGTGACGTGCGGATTCCGGCCATCTATGAAGGGGCCAACGAGATCCAGCGAAACCTGATCTACCGCCATCGACCGTAG
- a CDS encoding protein kinase domain-containing protein yields MDGSGTEQRAAETVLNAAITEPETFDSKELNRILHLFESTDKTVRLSASWALGLVVSANPEAVTGSVRALASLLESEPESVHEDIIRALGYIAAEYPELVRDAIEDLDLRDDVHNKQLIASIRDRELSGSVTTLTGEASEYQGLGTAAEDDETVEEPPDREERGRPPTEPPPTPPPVEARREAFDPIKSRGSGSHVDLWLVRYSDRERTHSALLTQIQHRAPAEFDTEFTETLNEWQSVDDHDAIVPVVAHGTIPKPWFVVEYQEGQRLSDRLGSLSDREARWIIDRIVDAVCHAHGSGVIHGGLTPRNVIFSRTYDGNVWPYPKISNWGISQLLCQLSALPMGVPPMYAAPEQVKPDQFGGVDASTDIYHLGLIVYELLTGRLPFDGQPGVVLQKVVEEQPPPASQFTDELSDGVDTVLAKCFRKSKLYRYNTVQDFRTELRQALSGGAI; encoded by the coding sequence ATGGATGGATCGGGGACAGAACAACGGGCCGCAGAGACGGTCCTAAACGCGGCGATCACAGAGCCTGAGACGTTCGACTCAAAGGAGTTGAACCGGATTCTCCATCTCTTCGAGAGTACGGACAAGACAGTCCGGCTCTCGGCGTCGTGGGCACTTGGTCTCGTCGTGTCGGCCAACCCCGAGGCCGTGACTGGCTCCGTTCGTGCACTCGCCTCACTGCTCGAAAGCGAGCCGGAGTCGGTTCACGAGGACATTATTCGTGCACTGGGTTACATCGCCGCGGAGTATCCAGAGCTCGTCAGAGACGCTATCGAGGATCTCGATCTCCGGGACGACGTCCACAACAAACAGCTGATCGCGTCGATCCGTGACCGCGAACTCTCGGGGTCGGTGACGACGCTCACCGGTGAGGCCTCCGAGTATCAGGGACTCGGCACTGCCGCCGAGGACGATGAGACCGTCGAGGAGCCCCCAGACCGCGAGGAGCGCGGTCGACCTCCAACTGAGCCACCGCCGACCCCGCCGCCGGTCGAGGCCAGACGTGAGGCGTTCGACCCGATCAAATCCCGCGGCTCGGGGAGTCACGTCGACCTCTGGTTGGTCCGGTACTCGGACAGAGAGAGAACGCACTCCGCGCTGCTCACCCAGATTCAACACCGCGCCCCCGCTGAGTTCGACACTGAGTTCACCGAGACACTCAACGAGTGGCAGTCAGTCGACGATCACGACGCCATCGTGCCGGTTGTCGCCCACGGCACGATCCCAAAGCCGTGGTTCGTCGTCGAGTATCAGGAGGGCCAACGGCTCAGCGACCGTCTCGGCTCACTGTCGGATCGAGAGGCTCGCTGGATCATCGACCGCATCGTCGACGCCGTCTGTCATGCCCACGGCTCGGGTGTGATCCACGGCGGGCTGACGCCACGGAACGTGATCTTCAGCCGGACCTACGATGGCAACGTCTGGCCCTATCCCAAGATTAGCAACTGGGGTATCTCGCAGTTGCTCTGTCAGCTGTCGGCGCTGCCGATGGGAGTGCCGCCGATGTATGCGGCCCCCGAGCAGGTCAAGCCCGACCAGTTCGGTGGCGTCGACGCCTCGACCGATATCTACCATCTGGGGCTAATTGTCTACGAACTCCTTACCGGGCGGTTGCCGTTCGACGGCCAGCCGGGAGTCGTGCTGCAGAAGGTCGTCGAAGAACAGCCACCGCCGGCCAGCCAGTTTACCGACGAGCTTTCGGATGGCGTCGACACGGTGCTCGCGAAATGTTTCCGGAAGTCCAAACTCTACCGCTACAACACGGTACAGGATTTCCGGACCGAACTCAGACAGGCACTCAGCGGGGGGGCAATATGA